The genome window TACGAGCAGTACACGCGGATTATTTTACATCTGCAGTTATAattatcacatttacactttattttCCTCATTGTTATTTTGTATAACAGTAAATGTTATTGCTGTGCTGACAATATTTGCGCGAAGTGTggtagaaattattttaagacattttttatACAACTCGAAATTAAACAGTATGATACTATGTGTTATTATTGTAAAATCAGTGCTTTGCGGttgaatatgaaatatttacgtttacatttattcatttagcagaggcttttctccaaagcgacgtacatctcagcataATATTACACTTGTTGGTTCCTTCCTACTTTTGTTATGAAATATTGTAAGAACCTTCAAGCCTTCGTGAGCCTCAAACAAAGACAGGGGAAATGGATTTCAATCTAGGAGGAATTTCAGATTGGGAGACATGGAAAGGCcttcaaatatattattatatatatattattatcatATATGTTATTAATAGTTATTTTATAATAACAGAATTTACAAATTCATATTGAAACAAGGAACTCTGCAGGCTGAGTATGACTACGGCCCACTATAAAGGtaggtttttatttaaaaggcaggttgttatttaaaaaaggagGATGAAATACCTGTGGAGGTTAATCAGGCAAAAAGGCCTGGATATGGCTCATTACATCTGATACACTCTGACCTGCTTATAGCCCAgagcaattttaaaatatttatatatataatatatatttcagtacatattatatatacatttgaGTATATATTCCAAGGGAAATTATCTCCCTGCCTTTTTCTAAACAAGACCAACACAATGGCAAACTGTGTTCCCATTCAGTATAAGGAACGTTACATATGTTGCAATGTCAGTTTACCTGCGTTTACATGTTTCCTAAGTGAAGATTCATTcctttctttatttcctttctttcttaCTCTTCTTTCTAATCTGATTTCTTTATTTCCACGGTTTCTCATTTTATCTTTCccgtctctttctctctttgtaTCTCTGTAATATTCCTATTGGTATAATCTGTATGACTTTCtggtttcctttctttcttctcgCTCATTTGATTTCCTTCCATCACCGTGTTTGTTGACAGTGTtcctttctcccccccccccccacccctccacccccccaggcGGTTCGGTACCAAATGCGCAGGCTGTGCTCAGGGCATCTCTCCGAACGACCTGGTGCGCAGAGCGAGGAGCAAAGTGTtccacctgaactgcttcaCCTGCATGATGTGCAACAAGCAGCTGTCCACCGGGGAGGAGCTCTACATCATCGACGAGAACAAGTTCGTTTGCAAAGAGGACTACCTGAGCAACAGCAACGTGAAGGACACCAACCTGCTCTCAGGTGAGGctgcagagccccccccccccaattccgCCACCTCCTCTCCTTCACCTGTACATGCTGACAGACTCAAGTCAGCAGTAGGGAAGAAAGCAGTGGCCATATGTCCAGTGGCGGTGAAAAGCAGCACACaattaatatacatatttataataaagagcaaTCTGTTCGCGCGAGAAAAAGCTCTGCCTCGAGCCCTCGTGCCTTTATTTGGCATCCGCAAATATTTGAATGTTGTGACAAGGCTGCCAAATTGTTCTGGCTTTAACCCTCTCGGCGCTGCTCGAAAACGTGTCACTCTGTGGTATAAGGGTATGTACGGATATTATTTCGccatatataatattataaattttaatgtttaaaataagcGTGTTGATGCAGATAATGTATTTACACGGTAGAAGAGCTATAGTAATGATAAAAAGAAATGTCTAAGTGCAGAGAATAACAGTTCGATTATTTAATGCACACACGGACGAGTATTAATTTGGCTTTTTAGTCTGcagagcgtgtgtgtttatttatgccatttgtttgtttattcccGCGCAGTGACCGCATGCAGCGACCCCAGTCTGTCCCCCGACTCGCAGGACCAGCTTCAGGACGACGTGAAGGACTCGGAGATCGCCGCCCTCTCCGACAAAGAGGCGGGCAACAACGAAAACGACGACCAGAACCTGGGGGGCAAACGGCGCGGCCCGCGCACCACCATCAAGGCTAAGCAGCTGGAGACGCTCAAGGCCGCGTTCGCCGCCACGCCGAAGCCCACGAGACACATCCGCGAGCAGCTCGCGCAGGAGACGGGTCTCAACATGCGGGTCATCCAGGTAAGGCTGCCTTACACGTTTGCGTcacgtaataataataataataataataataataaatttataatTACCAGAGAACATCATGTCAAAAGACGGCAGGCCTGTAGTGTTTTCGTGCAAGTCCGTTTATTAATTTGGCTTTTGGAATGTTCAGTTCCATGTCACATTTCAAAGCAAATTATGATTTTATATATGATTAAGAGAAGATCGCATCGTTTCAGTTTTGTAAGAGCAGGTAACCGATGGAGTGATTGTTTACTGGGAGTGTGTGCGGGACGGTGTGTCGGGAGATAAACCGTCACCTTCTCAAGCCTTCTTGGAGGTTGCCCGCAAATTAAAACGTGAGATTTTTTTGGCTGCTTGGTCGTGGAAAGTGTCACGGGGGGGGCTGatggtggacacacacacgtacacgcgcacacacacacacacgcgagcAGAGGTCTTTTTGGCACGGCCACGCGCTGTGTTGGGCGCGTTACAGGCGCGCGCGACACCGCGCAGCGATGAGAAACGTTACCGACCGGTCgggtcactcattcactcgTTCACCGCGGCAAAGGGCATTTCTTCTGTCTTCCGTTGTCTTCAGTATTTCTTCTAGTTTGTCCACAATTTCAGTGCGGTTATTTTGGACACCTGGCCGCAATCGATGCAGGACGTGCCAGGTGGCGTGggaagtgtgtgcgtgtttgtgtgtttgtgtgtgtggacactgGGAGTCCTGGCAACAGGGTGAAATCACGGCCTGAGAGCACATTTAAACCTGCTGGGTCCAAAAGTGATCACaaatttattcttcttcttattattattattatttttatttttattttctactttCACTCTTATACTTTTTAGAagtatactttttaaaatattaatgtcttACGAAAACACAGAATCTGAGTTTAAAAATGGAACGAGttcttaaaaattaatgttattgtttgcagaaaatgaaaagaattttttttttttgcttttgttgctttttctctGTAGAAGTGGCGGAGAAGAGATGGAAATTAATAAACTCATTaatggctttaaaaaaactCAATTATTTGTAAGGAACAGTACATATATAGTATAACATGACATATAACGTAGTGAAAGAAGGGAGGTGTTGCGGGGGCATCCCATTGTATTATGTGATGAATATAAAATGTGAGGAGATTAAGCGAAAGTAGGTTGTGATATTAATAATGGGGTGTCGAGGTGAGGTGTCTAAGAGGGTCAGTGTAAAGTGTGATTAGTGGACGGGATTCACGGGTGGGTATATAGATGAGGGGATAataatgtggggggggggccgTTAATGTCTGAACGTGTGGCTAACAAGCCTCCTATTAAGTATTAATTGGAGATGTGAAGTGGGGGCTGCGGCTCCCCCCAGTCGGGGTAAATGGAGGGTTAAAAGATCATTAAAGTGAGGTTAGATCTCAGAGCCCGGTGACCGTAATTAGGACTCATCGTGTCACAGCCATAAGAATTCACTCAATCACAGCAAGTCATCCATTCATCACTTCAGCTCATTTTAGTGGAGAAATGAGAGCAGGATTGtgctctattattattattattattattattattattgctcctATTATTAATGCTAATGatacaactgttttttttttagtaatactAGTAGGCCTACTCTAATTAATGCTTTACaaatatgtgtatgtttttattgCCTTGGGTCCTGTTatatgccagttttttttttttttttcaaaattaaaataatcctttggcaaatattttcatgtcgtttttatttatgtgaatattttttcttgtttgaaaTTTTGGATTAGAACCAGAAAAAGAACATGAGAAATATTTGCGAGGGCGCGTTCGGAACTACCTCCTGTTTGTGAGAATAAAGAGGTAAACAGATGGGAGAAAGTGGGGTCGCAGGGGTCACAAGTGTCTCGGTTCTCTTCGGCTCCGTTTGTGTGAAAATGGACGTGCGGAACCGGACCCTCTTGCGCATCGCCCGCGCGCTCCTCTGCAAAGTAAAAAACTGAGGTCGCTCTTTCTCCCCGCAACACGTTATTATCATGTATTCGATTAATCGTTTTAACGTGACGCTTTAAAAGTGCGGGAGACGTCGTGCATGTTGTTGGTTGTGTGTGGACCGTGTGTTTAGTCTGCAGAACCTCATCTGCGCTGTTGGGTttgagagtgaaaaaaaaaatcccggcTGCCGGGGCTGCGCTCGCAGTGTGTGTTCACCGCGCGCGCacgtatttgtgtgtgtgtgtgtgtcgcccaGGTGTGGTTCCAGAACCGGCGGTCCAAAGAGCGGCGAATGAAGCAGCTGAGCGCGCTCGGGGCCCGCAGGCACGCGTTCTTCCGCAGCCCGAGGCGGATGAGGACGCTCGTGGACCGCCTCGAGCCGGGGGAGCTCCTCCCCAACGGACCCTTCTCCTACTACGGAGGTcagtgcgtgcgcgtgtgtgggcgtgtgggcgcgcgcgcgcgggacaCTGTCGATGAGTGAAAACCCGGCATCAGATGATCAGAAGATCGAGCGTAAAATAAAAGACTCGTAGAACTGGGAAAAAGTTTTCAGCAATAAGTATTTAGTCATGTGTCACTTAAGCGCTCAAATTGCACGCGGTTGTGTTCCCTCTGGCGCgggaaaatatttacatatgtaatatacaataaggtttaatttacaaaaaaaaaaaaaatgaagacgGAAATGATTATTCCGATCCGAATAAAACACACAGTCTCGGTTTAGTGGTGTTTACCGCTCAAATTCAGGGGTTTTAGCGCTGGAACCGAAAATAAATTCTCACCtctgtcattaaaaatgtaactgaatgCAGTAATATTTTCCAATTAATCCTTGATATGCTGACGGTATTTAACGctgttttgtataaaaaaatgaaggatgTGTAGTGTATAGTTACTGTAGTATTTCTGTAATTGCACATAATATCACTGTGATGTCAGAAATGATACAAGTAGCAATACCAgcagtgaataataataatactcacAGTGGCAGCAAAAATCATATTCAATATTCAAGATGAGAAAATAACAGAGATTTTGCCTTTTTCCCCATTGCGGTAGTAATGCTGCGTGTTTAAGGTGAAGTGACTGGTGTCGGGGACCTGACTTGAGTGATTTTGTTTAGCCaggtgccctgcagtggaggACTATGGCAAACACTTCCACTGCAAATTCCTGAGGCTGCTGTTCATTTTGGGAAAAGCCTGTGACTTCCACTGTGAACGGCTCTGTTAATATGTAACCAGACAGTTTCGGCGGGGTAGATCGGTTGGACGGGCCTCCCAACGGCCCCCGGTGCACCAGTCTTTTGTTCTCCGGCTCTATGCGGCGGTAAAAATAGAGGCCTTCAGAAAAACAGAGGACAATTTTCCCACTACTGACATGTGCGCCGGTGGGCCGCCTAGATTTAGACCTCATTTGCAGTTGCTTTTAGCACAAAACCCAACTCCTGTAACATAATGAAACTATTGAGTCATGGGCTTCCATTTTATTCACTACATGTTAACTAAGAGTTACGAATCACGTCTTACGGAATGCACGGATAAGGCAAAATAGTGATCAAGTCAAGGTTTATAAATAACGTTATTAATTCGGAATGGCAATTTTTGTCGAATTGTACTTCGTTAAAATTCGTTAACGTTTTGCAAATCATTAATATGCTCttggatttattttaaattcagagcctgttttcataataaataaatactgggactgacacacaaaaagacatgaaacatttacaaattatatgtttaattaaatgttctatgtgcattattttaaaaaacgcTTCATCTGGCGTTGCTTCATCATTTCCGCAGAccgttttaaaaaatactgtcgTCTTGAAATAGACACCACATATCAGAAGGTAAAATCGCTGAAGAGATGTTCACCCTAATTAATTTCTGAGAGAAACTATTCTTCCCACccagttttaattttgatttaagTGTATCGTGTTCTGTGACTAATGCGCTACAGAAaagtctctccccccccccatcaaagTACAGGGCAAAAATTCAATTAATTGTAGAAGGTTTCATTACAGATCCTTTGTTCTCATGCTCACCCTGATTTGCTTGTTTATCAGCAGATTATCAAAGCGAATACTACGGTCCTGGAGGCAACTACGACTTCTTCCCCCAGGGACCTCCGTCCTCGCAGGCGCAGACCCCCGTGGATCTCCCCTTCGTCCCATCCTCCGGTCCCACCGGTACCCCCCTGGGCGGCATGGACCACCCCCTCCCCGGACACCACCCGTCGAGCGAGGTGCAGCGTTTCTCTGACATCATGTCGCACCATCCCGGCGACTCGCCCAGCCCAGAACCCGGCATTCCGGGACCCatgcacagcatctcctccgaAGTGTTCGGGCCTAGCCCGCCTTTTACCTCACTGTCCCTCAACGGCAGCGGATACAACAACCACCTGTCACACCCGCCCTCAGAAATGAACGAAGCCACGGTGTGGTAgcgagagagcaagagagaaagagaaagaaaggacaAACGACGAGGGGGGGGCACGGAGGGTGGGTGGGGCTGCTGGGCGGGCGAGACGTGGAGGGGAAGGCGACGGGGGCTCGGACTTGGatgaatttttgtcattttattttttgcaattttatttGACCACGCGGTTTCGTAAGGGAAAGGACACGCGGAAACGTCAGAGGTTGTAAGCGTTTGCGTTGGTGTTTCGTTGATGTTCAGTCACTCCTTTCTCTACCAATACGAGAGCAGAAACGACGCGATGGACCCGGCTGGACTGCTCGCCCGGGTTCTCGCTCCTTCGGCTGTGAGCACAGTGACTCTGCTTTTAAGGTGCAACACAGCGACGCCCCACCTGAAACATTTCAATgctctgctggggggggggggcggttgggGGGGGATCATTCTGAATTCAACCTTTTTTTTCCGGAACACAAAAACATTGCTAGCTACTGTCAAAGACTAAACGGCTTCGTATAAAAACACCTAGGACAATAGGTTTTGTGGCCAGTGATGTTGACTCCAGAACAGCTGAAATGTGTCAGCCCTGTGTATTTATGGCACCAGACGTGTCCCTGGTATTTATCTGAAAGCTCCTCAGACCTCTTTGCCTTTCAAGGCTCTGCCATATTGACacttaaacagctttttttgaTGCTAAATATGTTTCTGAAGGGCAGGgggacattttctttttctatcttggactttctgttttttttttttttttttttttctttcaagaatTCCACCAAATCCCAAGAAGTTTGCCTTCAAAaggcaaacattaaaaaagttatATGGATTGTAAACCCTTTATTTAATGGAAGAGAACTTGAAATGTCGTCAAATGAAGTCTACCTTCTAAAAATCTTTTAACAAGGGTCTGAAAGGGACTTAGAACAGTCAACTGTTTACGTAATATATTTAATTCAGGAGTTAAAAGTATTAACCATGTTTTAGAACCTCTCGatccagatgaaaaaaaaaatgttccaagCAACCAACCAAACTtttgtattgattttatttatattgtatggaaaaaaacaagtttgcTGGGGTTGTGGTTCACTGTGCTAGTTTGTACAAGATGTTgtttacaaaaaatttaaagaaaaaaaacacaagtatgTAGACAGTtgccaaataaaaatatagcacaaatactgtaaaagtgCTTTGCACCATCAACTGCAGACCGTGTTGAAACAAGtgtaagtgtttaaaaaaaagaagtatttACTTCTTAATTTTCTagtctgctgaaaaaaaaaaaaaaaaaaacattcataaaattGTTAATATAATAACATACTTAGACCAacaggttttatttttgtgtctttaaaggaaaatccaaaatattaaaaattgatgGTCAAATATGCAGCCAAATCGCTGCTACTTTCTTTAAATATCAAACCCCTCATGGTATGTCTTTAATTGTTCTAATAAACCTAAGCTTATGTGCCATCCAGTGCATATTAGACCATTCACTGTATAAATACAACATGTTGAAAGATTTGtgagtttttaataaaactagAAATTATAAACATTGAATGGCAAAAGGCTTTCTTTGGTAAGAACGGTACACCGTTGTGTCTGGTTTCATGGGAAGTTTTTAAACAATGATGCTTATagatgaataaaacatggtttttatggttttattaGGCTTCTAGTTGATTCAGCACCTTAATACTGCATGCAGTTATTTTATACCCAGAAACGAAGGCTGTACATGTATGTCGAAGGCTGGGttactgctgctgtgtgtgcctCTTGCGAAATTGTTTTACGTTCGTGTCACTGCAGGTTGGCAAGGAAAATCTGCCTAAGTTCTCTTTACGTGATCATCCCCTGTAAAACAAGGGTGAAATGAATAAGCAAAGGAAATCTGCATTGATGCGACATACAGAAAAAGGCAACAACGGAACACATGGACTCTTATCTAGCGATGCACCATTTTCCCCGGAAAGTGACATGGAGAATCTGCATTCAGCTGCTGTGGTAAAAGATACCGCAGTGGCACCTGTCAGTCTTCGCGTTTTTATCGAGGTTTCGCTGGGGTGATTTAAATAGCCAGGAAATAACAGCGATTTCGTACGCTCCACATTCTTGGAAATAATGCCCATCTTAAAATACGTGAAGCCCTACACaccaagaaaatgtttttaaatacatcatttaaaaattttttaaacaattttttttatttttttttaaattaacatctTGATTTAATTCtatgtaatattgtaatattgaaAGCGGTGGCTAATAAGGAAGTGGGCTTTAGCAGGGTCTAAATGGGACCGTAAAGCTGACCGTAAAGGGACTACAATCGCCACATTTACACTCGCAGACCCGCACATTTTTAGTACCATAAGCGATAAGGAACCTGAAATTTTCATagcaaacatgtttatttttttttaatttattcagtccATCCCAAGTAATTCAGTAAAACACCAGGATATGTtatattgatttgtttttccaagGAAGTGTAAAATTATTCAAAGGTGCAAAAGGGCAAAGCAAGGCAGGTGCCTGAGTGCGCTGTGTTTTTCAGGGGGGAAACGGCCTTATCTCGCCGCACTGCGCGTTCAGTTTGAACAAACCCACTGGTCCCACCGCGGCGGCCGGCCCATAATCCCCCATGAATTAATCATGGCCCGGTGAGTTAAAGAGGCCTGGTGCCGGGTGGGCCGGGGGCTCAGCTGAGCAGCTGAATGCGTGCACCTCGACCTGGGAGGGCACAGCTCtttaaattcaaattcataTTGATTGCATATTGAATATTGGATTTAAGTGACCTTGCGGAGctgttaaatataaatactcTTTTCAACAGGATTGAACGATTTTAAATGACGTTTTCACTGTGATTTACATAAATCTCCGAGGAGAACACGGGATTTCACATCCACCGCCCTAAATATGTACCgctggaaatgttttaattacgAAAGAAACGTGCAGCCAGATATAGGGGAGAGGTGTGAACACGTCACCagcgcgcgagcgagcgaggcgAGCCGAGCCGGCGCGTTTTGATGACGTGCGACGCGGTCTGTTTGCGTAGTTGGCGCTGAGACGAAATGGCGGCGTCCATATCGCAGCAACTCGAGGAGCTCTTAAATCCTTTACCGGCGTTTCTGGACCCCGAGGACGACCAGGATGAAGGTGAGTTATGGCTTCCAGTGGCTCACAAGTTGTACTTCTACACGATAATAtattaaatgacttttttttcttcgaaAAATACCATTATTTGCACGCTGACGCCGACGACGCACGTGGGTCCCGGAAGCGCTTGTTGAGCTGTAGCTCTTCTTAAATCCACAGAAAATCGTTTAGAAATTAAGTTAACCAGCATTGAGGTTTCCCATTGGCTCATCGTAGACGGTTCCCAAAATACAGAGTTTGctgtaattttatgttttttacagtTTCGGGTTGTGTGTTGTTGTGTAGCGGTTCTGCGGGGCGCGGATGAATGGATCATAATCATAATGTcagaaatacaagaaaaatgtcactgttCTCGTAGTTTTATTCTCCTGCGTTTATGGATcaactgctttttttaaaagaaggtCACAGTGTGAGACCCGCACAGGAACACAGCCCTAACTTTAGAAGACTGTGGAACCCCCTTACAGATGTGCAGTGTATACTGTTTCTAGAAACTCCCTTTCACAGCTGGATGTagaccagttcatcccataatCACATCCTACATTCCTCATCTTTTTACTGGTCACCAACACTCAGGGACACCAGACACCACCTGTAAACACGGTGGAAGTGAGTTCAATTAGTTCACTCCTGTTCTTTTTGGgtgttttactgacacctatcGGCCGTGCGGGTAAATGCAGGTCGTAAattttataaaacacatttgaaaactgaaaaatgtcatttttaacacTACTGGTTGCAGTGGGGGCAGTGTATGCCGATATAGTATCGATGAGAAAAATGAGTACACATGATCATAAGGTGCTTCAGTAGGCAATAGATGTAACATTTTGAAGTAACACATAGCATTATGTCAGTGGCTTCTGAATATCTTGGACATTAAAacctgattttgtttttgagatCGTTTCTTATTTACTGGCTCGAGCCGTCACCTGTGTGTTGGGTTGAAACATCTGTCTTAGTGGGATCCATTAAGTCACAAATCACTGCAGGGTGCTTCGAGTTGAGTCTCTACAGCCCAACCATCATGTTTCattccctcccccacacacacctcccctgCAGAGACTAAAGCCAAGGTGGTGGAGAAGTTCAACGAAGGGGAAAATGAAGACGAAGATGGCGCCGTCAGCGGATTGCGGAAGCGTGCTTCCGCTCTGTTGTCCGAAACAGATCGCCGGTACTGGGGGAAAGCTACATCACGGGAGAAGCTGCGCAGGGAGGCGGAAGGATCTGGTAAGTTTGTGTTGGGCTATTCATTGTGACACACTGTGACACGTGAGGAACCTAAGAGTTGGATCTGTAGAGTAACTCATTTTACAGTAGTGAACAACCTGCTGGTCCTAACTGATGGTACAGATCAAAAACTGGGGCTTGCTGGTCATGTCAGGGGGCTGACAATGAGACCCCACCTTGAGCTTTGTATTTTTGATGTGTGCTGTCAGTCTAAAagaattgatttattttatcatttcattatAACTTGACATTgtgtagtatttttttatgaCTGCTCTTTTATGTCCCCTTAGTAACCAcagaacatgatttttttttttttttttaaattaactggaAAAACTTAAGGATAGGACTGCTGTGCAGTTCACCGGTGCTatattgcctgtagtgtgtgtatgtttgaatAAATGAGTTTGATCGCCcagatggactgacatcccagtTATTGTGCATCTCGCCTCACACCCTATTATTCCAGGTTAGGGTCCAGACCACCAggactctgcactggacaagcagtttttgataaTGGATGACTGGATTGACTTTTTCATGGTTCAGGGCACATTTGCAGTTTTCCATCCAGGCTAATAATCCATAACATGCCGGTCAGCAACCCGTTTTGTGAGCGCTAGATCATCCTTCTTGTACGAAGCGTTTTGTCGATGGTGGTTCAGAGCTGTTTTCATGTTCCGTACGATGGGCCCCAGGCTGTTTGTTTCCAGGTTACAGTACAAAAGCACATCGCTGGGCTGTTAATTAAAGAAATCTCTGCTGATCCAAAGAGCGAGATACCTGGATTAAGACAGAGATTTGCAACTCAGACTGCAGACATTGCTAATCAATTTTAAACCTATTAGACAATTAATTAACTTTGGTAAGTGAGCATGGTGCCTGCGTGTCCTAATCCCTGCCCTGCTGTCGCTCTGTGTGCTGATGAGCGCACTGCTCGCTTGGCCTCAGCCCAGGCACCTGCGAGCTTATGGGAGACGTAGTTGCCATCTTACTGCCGTGCCCAGCTTGACCACATAGCGCACTCCCTTCCAGGTGTTTCCGTGTGCTCATTTCAAGCAGCGTGGTTTGCGCATTGATTTGTTGTGGTGTGAATGTGGCTGAAGGGATGCATGGTTAATGTGGGGAGAATGTTTTTgtcataatttacttttttgtgttaaaCAGGAATGGAAAgtgaggaactggaggaggatGATATGGAGGAAGAAGACGACGGTGATGGCGACACCtgtgatgatgaagatgatggggaagaagaggaggatgagagTGTT of Scleropages formosus chromosome 10, fSclFor1.1, whole genome shotgun sequence contains these proteins:
- the lhx1a gene encoding LIM/homeobox protein Lhx1, with product MVHCAGCERPILDRFLLNVLDRAWHVKCVQCCECKCNLTEKCFSREGKLYCKNDFFRRFGTKCAGCAQGISPNDLVRRARSKVFHLNCFTCMMCNKQLSTGEELYIIDENKFVCKEDYLSNSNVKDTNLLSVTACSDPSLSPDSQDQLQDDVKDSEIAALSDKEAGNNENDDQNLGGKRRGPRTTIKAKQLETLKAAFAATPKPTRHIREQLAQETGLNMRVIQVWFQNRRSKERRMKQLSALGARRHAFFRSPRRMRTLVDRLEPGELLPNGPFSYYGDYQSEYYGPGGNYDFFPQGPPSSQAQTPVDLPFVPSSGPTGTPLGGMDHPLPGHHPSSEVQRFSDIMSHHPGDSPSPEPGIPGPMHSISSEVFGPSPPFTSLSLNGSGYNNHLSHPPSEMNEATVW